Part of the Brevibacillus brevis genome is shown below.
GATCTTGAAAAGCGAGAGAATGGTCCCCCAAATAAAACCCGCAATGGCAGAAAGCACGGTAAATTTCAACGTGACCAGTACTCCGTTCAAGAGGAACGGAATACTGGGAATAATTTGCTCAAATTGCAGATTCATGGCTGACTCCTTTATTGTTGGTTGAATTCTTTACCGAGCCATTTCTCAATCAGCTTGTCCAATTCGCCGTTTTCTTTCATTTTCTTCAGTTCTTTGTTAAACGGCTCTACCCACTTGGAGCCTTTCGGGAATGCGAACGCGAAGGTGTCGTCGGTAGCCGGCAGCAGGTGCATTTCCAGTTCCGGATACTTCTTCAGGAAGACGGCTGCCTGGGAGCCGTCGATAAATGCCGCATCTACACGCTTGTTGTTCAGCTCCTGAATGACGGCCGTGCTGTTGTCCAGACTGACGACATTGGCACCCTGGATGGCTTTGGCGTCTTTTTCATACGTCGTGCCGAATACGACAGCGATCTTTTTGCCACCGAGCTGATCCAGAGCGGAGAAGTTCGAGCCCTTGGGCGCCAGGATCGCATTGCGCGGGGAGAAGTATGAGTCGGAGAAGTCGACGTTTTTCTTCCGTTCCTCTGTCGGAGACATGGCAGACACGGCGACGTCGGCACGTCCATCCATCAAGGAGCCGATCAAGCCGGAGAAGGCGATATCATTAATGGTCATGGTGACACCCAGATTGCTGGCAATTTGGTTCGCGATGTCAATGTCCAGACCGACGTACTTTTTCTCTCCGCTGGAGGTGTCTACGGATTCGAATGGCGGGAAGGTCGCATTGGTCACAACGACCAGCTCCTTGTCCGATTTCTTGCCATCCGCTTGCGGACTTGCCTGCTGGGAACTTCCACAGCCCGCCAGCATGGCTACAGACAGTACGGCAGTCAACAACACACCTGCAAATGCTTTCTTTTTCATGATGAACAACTCCCTTTTTATAATGAAAAATGAGATACCTGATAGAAGGCTTGCACCAAACCCAGATCAGAGCTCTCCGCTGCTCCAGCTCCGATGCCGGAGCGGCGGTGACGGATAGGCGATGCGGCTGTGCGACAAGCGCTGGGCGTGAAGCAGCTCGGCCATGTTGATGGCGGCAAAAGCCGGATCGACGACGGGCGCGCCCGTGAGTTCGGAAACTTCCCGGCCCATCCCCGCAAAGCTGAGGCAGCCCAAAACAAGCACGTGCGCACGGTCTTTTTCGATACAGTCGCGTCCCGCTTCCGCAAGCAGTCGAATCGTATCCGGAATGTCGTGGCGCGGGTCGTCGGTTGGAAGCTCGATACTCCGTACGGAAGCGAGCCTGCTGGGGTCCACTCCCGAATAGCGAACCGATTCTTCTTTTTCGGGCATCCTCTTGTGCGAGGTGGTCAGCAGGGAAAAGCGATAGCCCAGCATGCCCGCTACGAGCATGGACGCTTGACCTCCTCCGATCACGGGGATTCGGACGACTTCCCGGCACGCCACCATCGCCGGGTCGCTCAGGCAATAGAGAACCACTGCATCATAGCCGTCTTGTTCGGCTTGCTTCGCACGCTTCACAATTTCGGCTCCCGCGAGAACGACGTCCAGTGCGGAGTCGATGGCCACGTGCGTGTCGGTCAGGCAGTCCATGGAGATGACCGTATCCGGCTTCGCAACCGCCTGCAGCATCCGCTCGCGGCTTCGCAAGGTCTCGTCGGACATGCCGAAGTCCGGGTTAATCACCTTGATACGCATTAAAATCCCTCCCCGGTTTTCCGATCTGTCTGTTTGCCTACTGCTTTAGAGCGACTTTCGTACCTTTGTTCAAAATATTGTGATAGTCAATATACTCATAAAGATCTTGATCGATCTTCTCTTCAAACGACTGCAACTCTTCCAGCGAAAGGTCTTCGATTCCCTTGTGATGATCCTCGCAGTAGATGACGATGGATCCGACGATGCTGTGGGCGTCCCGGAATGCGACTCCCTTTTTCACCAGGTAATCGGCAAGCTCGGTTGCGTTCAGGAAGCCCTTTTTCACGGCGGACTCCATGTTTTTGTGCAACACTTTCATCGAGGCGATCATCTTGGCCATGATTTGCAGGCACGCGATCGTCGTATCCAGTGCGTTAAAGAACGCCTCCTTGTCCTCCTGCATGTCCTTGTTGTACGCCAGAGGCAAGCCTTTCATCGTCGTGAGCAGAGAAACCAGCGAGCCGTAGACGCGTCCCGATTTGCCGCGGATCAGCTCGGCTGCATCCGGGTTTTTCTTTTGCGGCATGATGCTGCTCCCTGTGGCGTACGCATCGTCGATTTCGATGAATTTGAATTCCTGGCTGCTCCACAAAATCAGTTCCTCGCTCAGCCTGCTCAGGTGCATCATGATGATCGAGAAATCGGCCATCAGCTCCAGCAAGTAATCCCGATCGCTGACCCCGTCGATGAAGTTGTCTACCGGTTTGGCGAAGTTCAGCTCGCGGGCCGTGATCTCCCTGTCGATCAGATGGGTCGTGCCGGCCAGCGCGCCGCAGCCAAGCGGGCTTTCATCCAATATTTCCATCGCGTTTCGAATCCGTTTCTTATCCCGCTCCAGCATTTGCGCATACGCCAGCAGATGGTGCTTCATCGTCACGACTTGCGCCCGCTGCAGATGGGTATAGCCTGGCATGATCGAAGGATTTTCTTCCGCCTTGGTTTTCAGGCTCTCCTGCAGTTCCTCTACCGCTGCCAGCACGTCACTCGCTTTTCGCCTCGCATACAGGCGGATGTCTACGGCGACCTGGTCGTTTCTGCTCCGGGCCGTATGTAGTTTTTTGCCAGTGTCTCCGATGCGCTGGATCAGATGGCTCTCCACGAAGCTGTGGATGTCTTCGTACTCGCCTTCCAACGCCAGCGCGCCGCTTTCGATGTCTTGCAGAATGGACAAGAGTCCCTCGCGTATTTTCTCCCCTTCTTCCCGGGTCAGAATGGAACATTGCGTCAGCATGTTGACATGGGCCACGCTGCCGGAAATATCTTCGAGATACATGCGCCTGTCGACGTGCAGGGAACTGTTGAAATCCTCCATGAGTTTGTTTTCTTCCTTGCGAAAGCGCCCTCCCCATAGCTTCATTGCCGAAACTCCTCCTCAAATTCCTGCCAAATAAACAGCCAAATGCACAATCGTTAATATAAGGGTTATTTAAGGGTATTGACCCTATAAAACATCATACTCACTCGCTATCAACATTTCAATCATTTTCTATTTTCAGACTGATTAAAAAATATGCAGGAAAATGTGCATGAACGCCTAACAAACCAGCATTCTCTCCACATGATGTTCCACGGATTTTCATGATCAGAATTTTTTTCGGGTTTATTTTTATGCAATAAAATGAAAAACAACCGCATAAACGGCCATAAAAAAAACTCGCACCCTTCCATCGGGCACAAGTTTTTTCGTCCGGTTTCACCGTCAGCCTTTCGATCGTTTCCTCTGCTTGCTCCATTCCCAGACGCGCAGGAACAACAGAATCGCCACCGGATACAGGCCGGACCAACCGAGAAACGGATACAGTCCCAACGAGACGACCAGCGATATCCAGGCGCACAGTTTGCCCAGGCGCGAATCCCTCAGCAAGCGAACTGCGGCACAGCAACCGCCGATGTACGTGGCAAAAAAAGTGGCATTCGGCAGTTGGATCAGCTGGGAGAACGAGATCATCCCACTGGCGAGCACGTAAAACACGATGGCAAAAGCTAGTGCGATAAAGGCGAGTCCCCCAACGGGTGTCCGGTACTTCGGATGCAGGATCCCGAACCATTTCGGTGCGATCCCTTCCTGGGCCAAAGCGTAGGCGATTCGGGAAGCGGCGCTGACGTAGGCGTTGGCCGAAGCGATACAGATGAAGAGGGCTGTCACTGCCACGATCCAGCCGCCGACCGGCCCTAGGGACAGCCCTACCATGACGCTCAGAGACGCTGCCGACAACTGATTGCCGTAGCTGTGCGTCCCGACGGTCAGAAAGGCTACGCCGAAGTAGAGCAGCGCTACCGCCCCGGCGCTCCACAAAACTCCCCGGATCGCGTTTTTCTGCGGATCGACGAATTCCTGCGACAAATGCGTGACCGCCTCCCAGCCGATGAAGCACCAGAACAGCAGCGCAGCCGACTGCATCACGCTGTACCAGCCGTGTGGCAAAAACGGGGTGAGGTGCACCGGGTCGTAATGCGGGATAGCTGTGCAGATCGCGAGCAACAGAATGGCGATGATGAGGGATACGACGATCGTCTGCACTTTGCCTGCCAGCTGCAAGCCGAACACATTCATCCCCAGCACGACGAAAAAGATCAGAGCCGCCACCGCGTAGGTCTGGACGTCTCCCCAATTCAACAGAATCGCCACATACTTGGCGCCGGTCACGGCCAGGATCGGACCCCCGATCGGTACCGCCAACAGAAAAAACCAGCCGACCGCGTTTCCGAAGCGATCCCCGAACGCAAGCCGCACGAAATGGGAAACGCCGCCCGAATGAGGATGCCTTGCAGATAAAAGCCCCATCGTGATGGCCATCGGGACGACCAGCACGGACATGACCGCCCACGCCACGATCGAGGCAGGTCCTGCCATTTCCGCAGCCAGACCGGGGATGAGCAGAATTCCGGAGCCCACTACCGCTCCGATGTAGAGCGCGACGATTTGCGGCAAAGACAGCGTCTCTTGAAAAACCGAATGGACAGATGCTTGTTTCATGGTTTCCCCCGCTTCTTTTCGAATCTCGAACGTCCCCTTTTGATGTGGGGCGGTTTTTCTTCATCATTTCTCCTATCTCTAATCATAGAAAAAAACTGCCCCTCTTGAAGGTGCAGTTTTTTTGATTTCTACCGGGTCAATTTTCCGTGAAGACATCTGGAACCGCTCCAGCTTAAACGCCGTTGGACGTGCATCGTCCGCTTGTGTCTTTTTATCTGCCGCTACTCCTTCAATGCCTTCCAATGTTCATACGAGTGCACGGCAACTCCTCCGTAGGATGGATGATTCCCCACCAATGCCGGGAGCTTGGCCACCTCCTGGTTCAACTGCTGCAGGCCCTCCTCGTAGAACGACACGAAGTCCCCTTCGCTGCTCTGCTTGGTTTCAACGCCGAGATAGATGGTTTTCCCAAGTCCGTCTCCCCAGCCCAGCTCTTCCGCAGCGAGTGACGTGATGCTGTTCGGGCCCTCCGCCCGGTCTCGGTAGGACATGATTGCGACCTGGTCGTGCTTTCCGATGAGCCATTCGCCGAGTGCAGTACTCGGCGAGTCCGGCAGTGCCAGCTTATCCAGCCAAAAAGGAATGTCGCAGCCGATTTCCAGGCCCGGTTTTTGCCGCGCCAGGTCGGTGTAGGCCTCTACATTCTGCATCCATTGCCGAATGACAGCCGGTTGATCGGCTTTCCATTCCGGCAGCAGGTATGGTTCGATATCGAGATGGATCCCGGTGAACTTTTCGTCCGAGGCCGCGAGCTGATTGTAGGCATGGACCCAATTTACCAGGGCCAAGACGTTCTGCCGCTTGTCCGCAAGCCCCCAAGCGGGACTGCCGCCAAGCGCATGGACGTCCACGCCCCCCAGCCGGGCTTCCCGTATGAACGTCTGATAGGTTGACAGTGGTTGTTTCGTGTCGATCTGCAAATAGAGCAGGCTTACCCCCTGTTCCTTCAAAAAGGAGAGAATCTGTGCGGGCTCAGATGCGATGAGAGACGTGTTCCACAGCCACGTCGCCTTTCGCTTTTCTCCTTCAGGCGAGGAGAACCCGGTCAATGCGACGAACATGAAGAACAGACACACGCACGCGATGATCATCCGTGATGCAGCTTTCACTTTGCTTCCCCCACAGCTGCCGGCCAAGGATACTCCGCCGCCGGCACCGATATTTTTTCCTTTTTGTCATATCGGTTTTTTTTCTCCCTTTCTGAAGGGCGGGATGGGAAACTTTGCAGGCATTTGCGACTTTTTTCTCTCAGATCGGCAAGGTGGTTGTCACTCGGGTCCCCCCGGTCTCCAGGTGTTCAAAGAAGCAGTGTCCCCCGAGCTCGGCCGCTCGTTCGCGAATGGACATAAGTCCGAGCCCTCCCTTTTCTGATGGCTTGGGCCGTGGGTGGATGCCAATGCCATTGTCCGTCACCTCCAGAACCAGCTGGCCGGAAGGGGAAATGTGGATTCGCACGGTGCAAGCGGTGGCATTTGCGTGGCGTACCACATTCACCAACAGCTCGGTGACGATGCGATAGGCTGCCACCTCGACAGCGGCAGGCAGGGGCGGAAGGCGATCCGGCGCTTGCAAGGCGATTCGCAGCCCTGCCTCCTCGCTTGCGGAGGGGAGATGGCGAGTGGACTTGTCGAGCACTGTGATCCGCTCGCGTACAGCCCCGATCAATCCCAATTCGTCCAAGGTAGGCGGGCGCAGATCGTGAACCAATGAACGAATCTCGTCGACAGTAGAACGGATGACGTTTCTCAGCTCGACCATCAACTCTTTGGCGGTCTCGGGGTTGTGCACGACGTGTTTTTCGGCGGCGGCGGCATTCAGCGCGAGCGCGGCCAAACGAGGTGCGAGGTCATCATGCAGGTTGTGGCGAATGTGCCTGCGCTCTTCCTCGCGCGCCAACACGAGTTTTTCACGGGATTCCTGCAAGGCGTCCGCCAACAGCTTCATCCCGATGGTCATATTCACGTTTTGGATGATCGGCCCCGATTGTGTGAGCAGAACATCGAGCAGCCTGTAGTCAGCTGCCGTGAACGGCTCGCCTGGCGAACGATTGGCCACGAGCAGCGTCCCCAGCTCCTCGCCCCGATGAATGATGGGAAACGACAGCATTTCTTCCGCGCGCTCCCCGGAGGAGGCCACCAGCGTGCTTTGGCCGTTGACGGAAATCGAGATGCCGGTATACGGCAGGCGGAGCGATTCCTTGATGGTCGTGACGACGACTTCCAGCATGGCTTCAGGGGAGAGCGGTTTGACCAATTGGTTCCCGAGCTCCGCAAGTACAGCATACGGGTCATCGTGCCTCCCTTTCATTATGCGATTGACGAGCCGCTGCAGCCGTTCCTTCAACGGAGCGAACAGCACGGCGACCACGGACGTGGCAAGCAGGGAAATCACGACGTTGTCTTTTGTTTGGAACAAGCGGCTGAGGTACAGGACGGATAAAATATAGACCGCGACCACAAAAACGGACAGAGCGACATACACCAGCGTTCGTTTGACCAGCGGATCGATATCCCACAGGCGTAGCCGGACGATCGCGAACGTCAAGGTCAGCGGAATGATCAGGAGAAACAGCTCCAGGACCCCGTTCAGGTAAATATAGGCGACGGCGCCCCATTGAAACAGCGTGGGTTCAAACAAAAAACTGATGCCGATGAAGCCGCCCAGCCCGCACGACATGCCGAATACGATCCATTTGGTCTGCTGACGCTGCAAAGGGAGCGACACTTTCCGGTACCGGTAAATCTGGGTACCTACCAGCATGAGAACGATTGCGAGCAGCCAGACCCCCTTCGCGAGACTCGGCCATGATGTGAAAGTGAGGGCGGTATTCGGAAACAGGCCGCTATACAGGTACACCAGACAGATCAGGAGCAAGACTTTTGATGTCCAGGCTGGGACGAACTTCCCATCGGGAAAGAGGAGAAAGAATGTGAACAAGGTAATCCACCCGATCATGCCCACGAGGTCGAACCACAGCCATAAGGCTGGAGTTGGCTCCGAGGCGGCCCAAACGAGCGAAGGGAATGTGGTTCCGAAAGACACCAGCATCAATGAGGCGAGAAGGCCGAGCGGTTCGCGGAAACATTTCCACAAAATAATCAGGGCTGCGAGGTAAAACAATAGCGTGAAAGAGGCATCGATCACGGTGAAAACCAGGGCGTAGCTTTCGACAGTCAAGTGCTCCTGCTGCAGCACCGCGAGCGGCATTGGCGGAGCAGGCGCCACCTTGCAGGCGGACAAAATGCACGGGTCGACCAACCGTTCATAATAGCGGGGAATGCTGACGAGAAAACTGGAACCCACTGCAAGGTTGAATAGGATTACCATCATTTGAATCGGCAAAAGCCTGCGAACATTCATCCGAAATATCCCCTTTGCGGTATGGCAATACGTGGATTCCATCATTATAGCAACGGCGAAAAAGCTTGAATACACCCCGTGAATACGTTCCCGCACGATTCCCGGAAGTGCGATTCACTCTTTACGATGCGGCTGTGATTTTGTTTGCAAATTTGCCGGTCCAGATGACATAGCCCATCCCGACATAAGACAATCCCCAGAAAAAGGCAAACCATTCGTCCAGAACCAATGTGCACATCATGAGGACATGCAGGGCGACGATCCAACGCGGGTATACCCGCGCCCGAAACGTCACGATCGCAAAGAGCAGCGTGCCAAGCATGGTTCCGACCATACTAATCAGGCGTGTAACCACGACAAAAACACCTGGATCTTCCGGTGCGAGACTGCCTAGCGCAAATACGCTCCATACCAT
Proteins encoded:
- a CDS encoding ATP-binding protein; protein product: MNVRRLLPIQMMVILFNLAVGSSFLVSIPRYYERLVDPCILSACKVAPAPPMPLAVLQQEHLTVESYALVFTVIDASFTLLFYLAALIILWKCFREPLGLLASLMLVSFGTTFPSLVWAASEPTPALWLWFDLVGMIGWITLFTFFLLFPDGKFVPAWTSKVLLLICLVYLYSGLFPNTALTFTSWPSLAKGVWLLAIVLMLVGTQIYRYRKVSLPLQRQQTKWIVFGMSCGLGGFIGISFLFEPTLFQWGAVAYIYLNGVLELFLLIIPLTLTFAIVRLRLWDIDPLVKRTLVYVALSVFVVAVYILSVLYLSRLFQTKDNVVISLLATSVVAVLFAPLKERLQRLVNRIMKGRHDDPYAVLAELGNQLVKPLSPEAMLEVVVTTIKESLRLPYTGISISVNGQSTLVASSGERAEEMLSFPIIHRGEELGTLLVANRSPGEPFTAADYRLLDVLLTQSGPIIQNVNMTIGMKLLADALQESREKLVLAREEERRHIRHNLHDDLAPRLAALALNAAAAEKHVVHNPETAKELMVELRNVIRSTVDEIRSLVHDLRPPTLDELGLIGAVRERITVLDKSTRHLPSASEEAGLRIALQAPDRLPPLPAAVEVAAYRIVTELLVNVVRHANATACTVRIHISPSGQLVLEVTDNGIGIHPRPKPSEKGGLGLMSIRERAAELGGHCFFEHLETGGTRVTTTLPI
- a CDS encoding amino acid permease, with translation MKQASVHSVFQETLSLPQIVALYIGAVVGSGILLIPGLAAEMAGPASIVAWAVMSVLVVPMAITMGLLSARHPHSGGVSHFVRLAFGDRFGNAVGWFFLLAVPIGGPILAVTGAKYVAILLNWGDVQTYAVAALIFFVVLGMNVFGLQLAGKVQTIVVSLIIAILLLAICTAIPHYDPVHLTPFLPHGWYSVMQSAALLFWCFIGWEAVTHLSQEFVDPQKNAIRGVLWSAGAVALLYFGVAFLTVGTHSYGNQLSAASLSVMVGLSLGPVGGWIVAVTALFICIASANAYVSAASRIAYALAQEGIAPKWFGILHPKYRTPVGGLAFIALAFAIVFYVLASGMISFSQLIQLPNATFFATYIGGCCAAVRLLRDSRLGKLCAWISLVVSLGLYPFLGWSGLYPVAILLFLRVWEWSKQRKRSKG
- a CDS encoding transporter substrate-binding domain-containing protein, which translates into the protein MKKKAFAGVLLTAVLSVAMLAGCGSSQQASPQADGKKSDKELVVVTNATFPPFESVDTSSGEKKYVGLDIDIANQIASNLGVTMTINDIAFSGLIGSLMDGRADVAVSAMSPTEERKKNVDFSDSYFSPRNAILAPKGSNFSALDQLGGKKIAVVFGTTYEKDAKAIQGANVVSLDNSTAVIQELNNKRVDAAFIDGSQAAVFLKKYPELEMHLLPATDDTFAFAFPKGSKWVEPFNKELKKMKENGELDKLIEKWLGKEFNQQ
- a CDS encoding aspartate/glutamate racemase family protein, coding for MRIKVINPDFGMSDETLRSRERMLQAVAKPDTVISMDCLTDTHVAIDSALDVVLAGAEIVKRAKQAEQDGYDAVVLYCLSDPAMVACREVVRIPVIGGGQASMLVAGMLGYRFSLLTTSHKRMPEKEESVRYSGVDPSRLASVRSIELPTDDPRHDIPDTIRLLAEAGRDCIEKDRAHVLVLGCLSFAGMGREVSELTGAPVVDPAFAAINMAELLHAQRLSHSRIAYPSPPLRHRSWSSGEL
- the argH gene encoding argininosuccinate lyase, with the protein product MKLWGGRFRKEENKLMEDFNSSLHVDRRMYLEDISGSVAHVNMLTQCSILTREEGEKIREGLLSILQDIESGALALEGEYEDIHSFVESHLIQRIGDTGKKLHTARSRNDQVAVDIRLYARRKASDVLAAVEELQESLKTKAEENPSIMPGYTHLQRAQVVTMKHHLLAYAQMLERDKKRIRNAMEILDESPLGCGALAGTTHLIDREITARELNFAKPVDNFIDGVSDRDYLLELMADFSIIMMHLSRLSEELILWSSQEFKFIEIDDAYATGSSIMPQKKNPDAAELIRGKSGRVYGSLVSLLTTMKGLPLAYNKDMQEDKEAFFNALDTTIACLQIMAKMIASMKVLHKNMESAVKKGFLNATELADYLVKKGVAFRDAHSIVGSIVIYCEDHHKGIEDLSLEELQSFEEKIDQDLYEYIDYHNILNKGTKVALKQ